A segment of the Bdellovibrio bacteriovorus genome:
GCGGCCTTCTTCCACCATCACGGGGGCAGAGGCGGCGATATTGGAAATCAGATTATGGGCGTTAACGGCTTTGTCGATCAAAGCCAGCAGGTCATCACCCGCCACTGGTTTTTGCAGATAGTTGTAAGCGCCGTCTTTGACTGCCTGAATGGCAGATTCAAAGGTCGCGTGGGCGGTCATGATGATAACGATGATGCCTGGATCGAATTCTTTGATCTGGCGAAGGGCTTCAAGGCCGTTCATGCGAGGCATGTCGACATCAAGCAGAACAAGGTCGTATTTCTTGTCGCCGTTTTTCACTTTCTCCATGGCATTCACGCCGTCGAAAGCTTCATCAACTTCGAAGCGCTGAGTAACCGCAAGTGCGGACTTTACCGAAAGTCTTAAGCCCTGATCATCGTCTACAACCAAAACCTTAAGCATGAGTGCCCCCTTGTTCGATGGGTAGTTCTACCGTAAATGTGGAACCATTACCATGGGAAGATTCTACAAAAATGTTTCCCTGATGTAATTCCGTGAAGTATTTCGCCAGATACAGGCCCAACCCTGAACCCTTGATAGGGGAGGATTTGACGTTTTTCGATCTGAAGAACTTCATAAAGATATTCTGCAATTCATCCTGCGGGATGCCCGGGCCCTGATCGGCCACCTGAACGATCACCTTAGAGGGTGTTTCCTCGCTGCTGACCATGATTTTCGTGTCTTCCGGGCTGTATTTGATGGCGTTTTCCACCAGGTTCGAGAACACCTGTTTCATCAGCTCCGGGTCGACTTGAACCGGGAACATGGGTTCCAGTTCCGACACGATTTGAATGCGTTTCACCTTGGCCAGGAACTCGTGCTTGCGGATAACCTCTTGTAAAAGGTTATTGATGTCCTTGCTTTGCATGTTCAACTGCACGCCCTGACTTTCAATTTTACCGTAGCTTAAGATGGCATTGATGAATTTCAATAGATCATCAGAGGAATGTTTGATCGTGTCCACGGCCTCGCGCTGCTGGTTGCTCAGTGCGACCGAGTCGGTCAGGATCACATCGGTCATGCCCTGAATGCGCGCAATTGGCGTTTTCAAGTCATGGGACATCATGGAAATGAAGTTGGTTTTAAGCTCTTCCACCTGGCTGAGCAGTTTATTCTTCTGATAGTACTCCCAGCTACGGCGGTTTTCCACGATCAGGCGGTAAGGGATAAAGAAGTAATAACACAGGAAGATTGTCAGCAACGGTGCCGCCATTGGCAGCCACAATCCGAAGCCCCAGTAAGCGCCCGCACATAGAATCACAAACCCCAAGAGTGTCGCGCCCAGAACAATCAGGCCGCGGGTGGGTTTCATCGTCAGCACCACTTGTGTGGTCAAAACCGACGCAATCAGAATAAACAGCCAGCTTAGGTAGCCGGAAACTTTCACCGGGCCCGAGTTTTTGATCAATGTGTCGATGACATTGGCCTGCATCTCGATGCGGGTCATGGCGGTCACTTCTCGGCTGAACGGAGTCATGATGTATTCAGCTTCATTCAAGCCCAGATCCGTTCCGATC
Coding sequences within it:
- a CDS encoding CHASE2 and HATPase_c domain-containing protein, producing MTLPPSLEEKSGASKRRSYQALALRMLFAVGISFFIGQTNLDYLESYLYDLRVRTKILNSTSGNVELIYITPQTVQFYKGYPSAPEQIALLKALNDSGAKAIAYDFAFDEVPGTIDEKNAWESAIVASPHVFVAGRTTPMKGEENQMFLQEPLEQVSISPAPKTTDLVNFAKDGVTRRMILTYQDRPMLPVRLASLVNPQAMQVDSIRGQFDFYGTDQAYIDFHPARSYPATSFEAILKGEVNPSRFKDKIVLIGTDLGLNEAEYIMTPFSREVTAMTRIEMQANVIDTLIKNSGPVKVSGYLSWLFILIASVLTTQVVLTMKPTRGLIVLGATLLGFVILCAGAYWGFGLWLPMAAPLLTIFLCYYFFIPYRLIVENRRSWEYYQKNKLLSQVEELKTNFISMMSHDLKTPIARIQGMTDVILTDSVALSNQQREAVDTIKHSSDDLLKFINAILSYGKIESQGVQLNMQSKDINNLLQEVIRKHEFLAKVKRIQIVSELEPMFPVQVDPELMKQVFSNLVENAIKYSPEDTKIMVSSEETPSKVIVQVADQGPGIPQDELQNIFMKFFRSKNVKSSPIKGSGLGLYLAKYFTELHQGNIFVESSHGNGSTFTVELPIEQGGTHA